A genomic segment from Curtobacterium sp. MCSS17_007 encodes:
- a CDS encoding LysR substrate-binding domain-containing protein has product MLDVRRLVLLRELSIRGTVAAVAEAMNFTPSAVSQQLAVLEREAGVQLFRRSGRRLQLTPQADVLVAAAGEVLDVLERAQASVESTLTTVQGRVRVAVFQSAALALMPTALRTMALKHPDVRVEMVQREPETALNETWARDFDMVIAEQYPAHAAPRFPGLDQRDLTTDAVRLALPPADTTLVPLTDDDPAVALVDAAEMPWVMEPRGAASRHFAEQTCRRAGFEPDVRYETADLQAQIRLIESGNAVGLMPDLVWAGRSTSCRLLDLPEPARRTIFTAQRMSSADSPAVTALRAALEGAATAQHA; this is encoded by the coding sequence ATGCTCGACGTCCGCCGTCTCGTGCTCCTCCGAGAGCTCTCGATCCGCGGCACCGTGGCCGCCGTGGCCGAGGCGATGAACTTCACCCCCTCGGCGGTCTCGCAGCAGCTCGCGGTGCTCGAGCGTGAGGCCGGCGTGCAGCTCTTCCGACGCTCGGGTCGCCGGCTGCAGCTCACCCCGCAGGCCGACGTCCTCGTGGCCGCGGCGGGCGAGGTGCTCGACGTGCTCGAACGTGCGCAGGCCAGCGTCGAGTCGACCCTGACGACGGTCCAGGGCCGGGTGCGCGTCGCGGTGTTCCAGTCCGCCGCGCTCGCCCTCATGCCGACGGCGCTCCGCACGATGGCGCTGAAGCACCCGGACGTCCGGGTCGAGATGGTGCAGCGCGAGCCGGAGACGGCGCTGAACGAGACCTGGGCGCGCGACTTCGACATGGTGATCGCCGAGCAGTACCCGGCGCATGCTGCCCCGCGTTTCCCGGGGCTGGACCAGCGTGACCTGACCACGGACGCGGTGCGGCTCGCGCTGCCGCCGGCGGACACGACCCTGGTGCCCCTGACAGACGACGACCCGGCCGTCGCCCTGGTCGACGCGGCCGAGATGCCGTGGGTGATGGAGCCGCGGGGCGCGGCGTCCCGGCACTTCGCAGAGCAGACCTGCCGCCGAGCCGGGTTCGAGCCGGACGTCCGGTACGAGACGGCCGACCTGCAGGCGCAGATCCGCCTCATCGAGTCGGGGAACGCCGTCGGCCTGATGCCGGACCTCGTCTGGGCCGGACGCTCGACGTCCTGTCGCCTGCTCGACCTCCCGGAACCGGCCCGACGCACGATCTTCACGGCGCAGCGGATGTCGAGCGCGGACTCCCCCGCGGTGACCGCGCTGCGGGCCGCCCTCGAGGGCGCGGCGACGGCGCAGCACGCCTGA
- a CDS encoding bifunctional proline dehydrogenase/L-glutamate gamma-semialdehyde dehydrogenase translates to MTDLQARDAEAAPTEHHDLADQSVALVRQWLAEAETYPVDGSAKQLAGVLADPAGLDFAVGFVDGVVRPEDLGVAARKLRQIAPGAPGFLPAALRGLVRLGGGMAPVLPGVVVPIARRVLREMVGHLIVDATDAKLGPAIAKIKRDGVRLNVNLLGEAVLGEGEASRRLEGTERLLARPDVDYVSIKVSSTVHPHSPWAFDHAVEDIIAKLRPLFRRAVQSSPHKFINLDMEEYKDLDLTIAVFTKLLDEPEFTDLEAGIVLQAYLPDALAAMQQLQEWSAARRARGGADIKVRLVKGANLPMEQVEASVHGWPLATWHTKQDSDTNYKRVLDWALTPERIANVRVGVAGHNLFDVAHAWLLAGERGVRDGIEFEMLLGMAQGQAEAVRRTVGSLLLYTPVVHPGEFDVAIAYLIRRLEEGASQENFMSAVFSLASSPELFAREESRFRDSLAPLMQPGGLDAPAPHRVADRYAAVERPRPGHFENTPDSDPSVAAVREWGAAITSRVATSTLGERAVQEARLTSAEQLESVLGRVRAAGAEWGSWSGAARGAVLHAVGDALEANRAALVEVMAAEAGKTIDQADPEVSEAIDFAHFYGEFAAQLDDVDGASFSPAALTLVTPPWNFPVAIPAGSTLAALAAGSAVVLKPAPPAERCGAVLASVIETALDAHGVPADVLAFVQVAEDDLGKQLIAAPQVDRVILTGAYETAELFRSFRPDLPLLAETSGKNAIIVTPSADLDLAVKDVVASAFGHAGQKCSAASLVVLVGSVATSRRFRSQLLDAVSSLTVGYPTDPTTQMGPVIEPAAGKLLEGLTTLGAGESWAVAPKRLDDTGKLWSPGVRDGVRRGSAFHRTEYFGPILGIMTANTLDEAIDIVNEVDYGLTSGLHSLDATEIGTWLDRIEAGNLYVNRGITGAIVRRQPFGGWKKSAVGAGTKAGGLNYLLGLGSWSPAAASAGGSASAPVRSFLRAAGVTSESLDRATASDEQAWSSLFGAAVDVSALSAERNIARYLPYPGVHVRLASAEEPAVADLVRVVAAAVRAGTQVHVSSVGSLPASVATAVRALPNVRSVAEGQSDEAFAKHLERGESTRVRLIGGETAALTTAIGGRPDVAVYGEPVTEAGRIELLPFLREQAVSITAHRFGTPNHLWKAIGAVRLGH, encoded by the coding sequence ATGACCGACCTGCAGGCGCGCGACGCCGAAGCCGCACCGACCGAGCACCACGACCTCGCGGACCAGTCCGTCGCCCTGGTGCGGCAGTGGTTGGCCGAGGCCGAGACCTACCCGGTCGACGGTTCCGCGAAGCAGCTCGCAGGGGTCCTCGCCGATCCGGCAGGGCTCGACTTCGCGGTCGGGTTCGTCGACGGCGTCGTCCGCCCCGAGGACCTCGGTGTGGCCGCGCGCAAGCTCCGGCAGATCGCGCCCGGTGCACCGGGCTTCCTGCCCGCCGCGCTCCGTGGGCTCGTCCGGCTCGGCGGCGGCATGGCGCCGGTGCTGCCCGGCGTCGTGGTACCGATCGCGCGACGGGTGCTCCGCGAGATGGTCGGCCACCTGATCGTCGACGCGACCGACGCCAAGCTCGGCCCCGCGATCGCGAAGATCAAGCGCGACGGCGTCCGGCTCAACGTGAACCTGCTCGGCGAGGCCGTCCTCGGCGAGGGGGAAGCCTCCCGCCGTCTCGAGGGCACCGAGCGCCTGCTCGCCCGTCCCGACGTCGACTACGTCTCGATCAAGGTGTCGTCGACCGTGCACCCGCACTCGCCGTGGGCGTTCGACCACGCGGTCGAGGACATCATCGCGAAGCTCCGTCCGCTCTTCCGCCGGGCCGTGCAGAGCAGCCCGCACAAGTTCATCAACCTGGACATGGAGGAGTACAAGGACCTCGACCTGACGATCGCGGTCTTCACGAAGCTCCTCGACGAGCCGGAGTTCACCGACCTCGAGGCGGGCATCGTGCTCCAGGCGTACCTGCCCGACGCGCTCGCCGCGATGCAGCAGCTGCAGGAGTGGTCGGCCGCGCGTCGTGCCCGCGGCGGTGCCGACATCAAGGTGCGGCTCGTCAAGGGCGCGAACCTGCCGATGGAGCAGGTCGAGGCCTCCGTGCACGGGTGGCCGCTCGCCACCTGGCACACCAAGCAGGACTCGGACACCAACTACAAGCGCGTGCTCGACTGGGCACTCACCCCCGAGCGCATCGCGAACGTGCGCGTCGGCGTCGCCGGGCACAACCTGTTCGACGTCGCACACGCCTGGCTGCTCGCGGGGGAGCGCGGCGTCCGTGACGGCATCGAGTTCGAGATGCTGCTCGGGATGGCGCAGGGGCAGGCCGAGGCGGTCCGCCGCACCGTCGGTTCACTCCTCCTCTACACGCCGGTCGTCCACCCCGGCGAGTTCGACGTGGCGATCGCCTACCTGATCCGCCGACTCGAAGAGGGCGCGTCGCAGGAGAACTTCATGTCGGCGGTGTTCTCGCTGGCATCGTCACCCGAGCTCTTCGCACGCGAGGAGTCCCGCTTCCGCGACTCGCTCGCCCCGCTCATGCAGCCCGGGGGACTCGACGCCCCCGCACCGCACCGCGTCGCCGACCGGTACGCGGCGGTCGAACGGCCGCGCCCGGGTCACTTCGAGAACACCCCGGACAGCGACCCGTCGGTCGCGGCGGTCCGCGAGTGGGGCGCAGCGATCACGTCTCGCGTCGCCACCTCGACGCTCGGGGAGCGCGCCGTCCAGGAGGCCCGGCTCACCTCCGCCGAGCAGCTCGAGTCCGTGCTGGGTCGCGTCCGTGCCGCCGGCGCGGAATGGGGCTCGTGGTCCGGCGCCGCCCGCGGTGCGGTGCTCCACGCCGTCGGTGATGCGCTCGAGGCGAACCGCGCCGCCCTCGTCGAGGTCATGGCGGCCGAGGCGGGCAAGACGATCGACCAGGCCGACCCCGAGGTCTCCGAGGCGATCGACTTCGCCCACTTCTACGGCGAGTTCGCGGCGCAGCTCGACGACGTCGACGGCGCGTCCTTCAGCCCCGCCGCCCTCACCCTCGTCACCCCGCCGTGGAACTTCCCGGTCGCGATCCCGGCAGGCTCGACCCTGGCGGCGCTCGCGGCCGGGTCCGCCGTGGTGCTCAAGCCCGCGCCGCCGGCCGAGCGCTGCGGCGCGGTGCTGGCGTCGGTGATCGAGACCGCGCTCGACGCCCACGGGGTGCCGGCCGACGTGCTCGCCTTCGTGCAGGTGGCCGAGGACGACCTCGGCAAGCAGCTCATCGCAGCGCCCCAGGTCGACCGGGTGATCCTCACCGGCGCGTACGAGACCGCCGAGCTGTTCCGGTCGTTCCGTCCCGACCTGCCGCTCCTCGCGGAGACCTCGGGCAAGAACGCGATCATCGTCACGCCGTCGGCCGACCTCGACCTCGCCGTGAAGGACGTCGTCGCCTCGGCGTTCGGGCACGCCGGGCAGAAGTGCTCCGCCGCCTCGCTCGTGGTGCTCGTGGGATCCGTCGCCACCTCGCGCCGCTTCCGCTCGCAGCTCCTCGACGCCGTGTCGTCGCTCACCGTCGGGTACCCGACCGACCCGACGACGCAGATGGGCCCGGTCATCGAGCCGGCCGCGGGCAAGCTGCTCGAGGGGCTGACGACGCTCGGCGCGGGGGAGTCGTGGGCCGTCGCGCCGAAGCGCCTCGACGACACGGGCAAGCTCTGGAGCCCCGGTGTCCGAGACGGCGTCCGCCGTGGCTCGGCGTTCCACCGCACCGAGTACTTCGGTCCGATCCTCGGCATCATGACCGCGAACACCCTCGACGAGGCGATCGACATCGTCAACGAGGTCGACTACGGCCTGACCTCGGGCCTGCACTCGCTCGACGCCACCGAGATCGGCACCTGGCTCGACCGGATCGAGGCCGGCAACCTCTACGTGAACCGCGGGATCACCGGCGCCATCGTGCGGCGGCAGCCCTTCGGCGGCTGGAAGAAGTCCGCCGTCGGTGCCGGCACCAAGGCCGGTGGGCTGAACTACCTGCTCGGGCTCGGGTCCTGGTCGCCCGCAGCGGCCTCGGCCGGTGGGTCGGCATCCGCGCCCGTGCGCTCGTTCCTCCGCGCCGCCGGGGTCACGTCCGAGTCGCTCGACCGGGCGACCGCGTCCGACGAGCAGGCCTGGTCGTCGCTCTTCGGCGCAGCGGTCGACGTCTCGGCGCTCTCGGCCGAGCGGAACATCGCGCGGTACCTGCCGTACCCGGGCGTCCACGTCCGCCTGGCATCGGCGGAGGAGCCCGCGGTCGCCGACCTCGTGCGCGTCGTCGCCGCAGCGGTGCGAGCCGGTACCCAGGTGCACGTCTCGTCGGTCGGGTCCCTGCCCGCGTCGGTCGCCACGGCGGTCCGGGCGCTGCCGAACGTGCGTTCCGTCGCCGAGGGGCAGTCCGACGAGGCCTTCGCGAAGCACCTCGAGCGTGGGGAGTCGACCCGCGTCCGGCTGATCGGCGGCGAGACCGCAGCGCTGACGACCGCGATCGGCGGGCGCCCCGACGTCGCCGTGTACGGGGAGCCCGTCACCGAGGCCGGCCGCATCGAGCTGCTCCCGTTCCTCCGCGAGCAGGCGGTGTCGATCACGGCGCACCGCTTCGGGACGCCGAACCACCTCTGGAAAGCGATCGGTGCGGTTCGTCTTGGGCACTAA
- a CDS encoding DUF6602 domain-containing protein: MTSVSRPDPAISQRLKDALATDEEVLKLSLSRARAHFNHSGMKGDAVEEAARDFLMTHLPRRFGVGRGEVIDRKGNRTSQLDILILNEDQPFNYPTDQPGVYLAEGVSAIGEVKSALTRTELADIVKKGAQVRALRVVPQKGEIMYSNPSDGPRYIDSFPYFAVATETTMSRDSILEALNDLAPVPDYEPEDASPGLAPLDALFVLGTGAFLNLGNGKGEISMEESDGSRVKGWEAVADDKALVWMFGWLDIVMPRRIRWSSIAAPYLFATTDGASRAPEPPAA; encoded by the coding sequence ATGACTTCCGTTTCCAGGCCCGATCCCGCTATCAGTCAACGACTGAAGGACGCCCTCGCGACCGACGAAGAAGTACTGAAGCTCAGCCTGTCTCGCGCTCGCGCTCATTTCAATCACTCGGGCATGAAGGGTGACGCCGTAGAGGAAGCTGCTCGCGACTTCTTGATGACACACCTGCCCCGACGCTTCGGAGTCGGGCGAGGCGAGGTGATCGACCGGAAGGGGAACCGCACGAGTCAGCTTGACATCTTGATCCTCAACGAGGACCAACCCTTTAACTACCCGACTGATCAACCGGGGGTCTATCTCGCGGAGGGCGTCTCCGCGATCGGTGAGGTGAAGTCGGCCCTGACGAGGACCGAGCTTGCTGACATCGTGAAGAAGGGAGCGCAGGTTCGCGCGCTCCGCGTCGTCCCTCAGAAGGGGGAAATCATGTATTCGAATCCCTCCGACGGTCCGCGTTACATCGACTCGTTTCCTTACTTCGCTGTCGCGACGGAGACGACGATGAGCAGGGATTCGATTCTGGAAGCCCTCAATGACCTCGCGCCGGTGCCTGATTACGAGCCTGAGGACGCGAGCCCCGGACTGGCACCGCTCGATGCGCTCTTCGTGCTCGGCACGGGCGCGTTCCTCAACCTTGGGAACGGCAAGGGCGAGATATCCATGGAGGAGAGCGACGGCAGTCGGGTGAAGGGGTGGGAAGCGGTAGCCGACGACAAGGCCCTCGTGTGGATGTTCGGATGGCTCGATATCGTGATGCCGCGAAGGATTCGATGGAGCAGCATTGCTGCGCCTTACCTCTTCGCTACGACGGATGGAGCCTCGCGAGCCCCGGAGCCGCCAGCAGCCTAG
- a CDS encoding P27 family phage terminase small subunit, translated as MTSDLYLPMAAPDDDAAPALPRHWSAEAKRVHVRILAERPAIAGADLSSLHQACTMIATADRYDRTIRAAGSTVSGSTGQLVAHPLVSEVRQLRTAAASILDRLSPVQSRAEKRQQAGLNRTGRATR; from the coding sequence ATGACCTCCGACCTCTACCTGCCGATGGCCGCGCCGGACGACGACGCGGCTCCGGCGCTCCCGCGCCACTGGAGCGCCGAGGCCAAGCGTGTCCACGTCCGCATCCTCGCCGAGCGCCCCGCCATCGCCGGTGCCGACCTGTCGTCGCTCCACCAGGCATGCACGATGATCGCCACCGCCGACCGGTACGACCGGACGATTCGGGCCGCTGGCTCGACGGTCTCCGGCTCGACCGGCCAGCTCGTCGCTCATCCTCTCGTCTCCGAGGTCCGCCAGCTCCGGACTGCCGCGGCGTCGATCCTCGATCGCCTGTCACCGGTGCAGTCCCGCGCCGAGAAGCGCCAGCAGGCGGGCCTCAACCGCACCGGCCGGGCCACCCGATGA
- a CDS encoding TIR domain-containing protein yields the protein MKVFVSWSKDASRAVALEFAKWLPDVIQEADVYISTETTKGDAWFETIHKNLADSTVGVLFITPMNKDEPWLNYEAGALRTLPTAKRLCSVFVGMKTADYQGPMKGFQMTHFSDQDDMLKMVATINDGADRPLDKERLEKQFNLRWPALEEATKDAVKTASTEAVPPREPAGPRTVEDKIDEILDLLRDRNQGNPFVYQAALPVTGGSPALAVAKLGAARQAVNAFIASRDKEAFELSAGLHGRPAYRDESFVGYVQDVVYNRSDNVMDVVVSTSEGRQGYAIDELEIRDEPF from the coding sequence GTGAAGGTTTTCGTGAGCTGGTCGAAAGACGCTAGCCGAGCGGTTGCGCTGGAATTCGCTAAATGGCTGCCCGACGTCATCCAAGAGGCAGATGTTTATATCTCAACGGAGACCACGAAAGGGGACGCCTGGTTTGAGACCATCCACAAGAACCTTGCGGACTCGACCGTGGGCGTGCTCTTCATCACGCCCATGAATAAAGACGAGCCTTGGCTCAATTACGAAGCCGGAGCGCTGCGCACGCTGCCAACCGCAAAGCGACTCTGCTCGGTGTTCGTCGGTATGAAGACTGCCGACTATCAGGGTCCGATGAAGGGGTTTCAAATGACGCACTTCTCGGATCAAGACGACATGCTGAAGATGGTCGCGACGATCAATGACGGGGCGGATCGACCCCTGGACAAGGAGCGATTGGAAAAGCAGTTCAACCTGCGCTGGCCCGCATTGGAAGAAGCGACCAAGGATGCCGTGAAGACTGCTTCGACCGAGGCTGTTCCACCGCGCGAGCCGGCAGGGCCGCGCACCGTGGAAGACAAGATTGACGAGATACTCGATCTGTTACGCGACCGAAACCAGGGCAACCCTTTCGTTTACCAGGCCGCGCTCCCCGTCACCGGCGGAAGCCCGGCACTTGCCGTAGCCAAGCTCGGGGCCGCGCGACAAGCCGTGAATGCGTTCATCGCATCTCGGGACAAAGAGGCTTTTGAGCTCTCCGCGGGTCTGCACGGGAGGCCCGCTTATCGAGATGAATCTTTCGTCGGGTACGTGCAGGACGTCGTCTATAACCGATCAGATAACGTTATGGACGTTGTTGTGTCTACGTCGGAAGGTAGGCAAGGCTATGCCATAGACGAACTCGAAATCCGGGACGAACCGTTTTGA
- a CDS encoding VOC family protein codes for MSTADGGIADPQGFAHVRLTVTDIRRSKAFYQQLFGMPPGSDSSDQIDDPTIHDDPRRTYGGCSFTFHGQTLGLRPVAPAGTASTPTGSVSTT; via the coding sequence GTGAGCACCGCCGACGGGGGAATCGCCGACCCGCAAGGGTTCGCGCACGTCCGACTCACGGTGACGGACATCCGTCGGAGCAAGGCCTTCTACCAGCAGCTGTTCGGCATGCCGCCGGGGAGCGACTCCAGCGACCAGATCGACGACCCGACGATCCACGACGACCCGCGGCGGACCTACGGCGGGTGCTCGTTCACGTTCCACGGGCAGACGCTCGGGCTCCGTCCGGTGGCGCCCGCCGGGACCGCTTCGACCCCGACCGGGTCGGTCTCGACCACGTGA
- a CDS encoding VOC family protein, with protein sequence MSEQIVKPLGLAHVRVTVTDIHRSKGFYEQLLGTAPAMDFSDHIDEPGISEDRERLYGGAIFPVGDQLFGLRPVAPSGQRFDPDTVGLDHVSFVVGSVDELHAAAERLDAAGIEHGEVTDLGDAGMVILSVQDPDDINLELAAQR encoded by the coding sequence ATGAGTGAACAGATCGTCAAGCCCCTCGGCCTCGCACACGTCCGGGTCACCGTCACCGACATCCACCGCAGCAAGGGCTTCTACGAGCAGCTGCTCGGCACCGCGCCCGCAATGGACTTCAGTGACCACATCGACGAGCCCGGCATCAGCGAGGACCGCGAGCGGCTCTACGGCGGTGCGATCTTCCCGGTCGGCGACCAGCTCTTCGGGCTGCGTCCGGTCGCCCCGAGCGGACAGCGCTTCGACCCGGACACGGTCGGCCTCGACCACGTGAGCTTCGTCGTCGGGTCGGTCGACGAGCTGCACGCTGCTGCCGAGCGTCTCGACGCCGCCGGCATCGAGCACGGCGAGGTCACCGACCTCGGCGACGCCGGCATGGTCATCCTGTCAGTGCAGGACCCGGACGACATCAACCTGGAACTCGCCGCGCAGAGGTGA
- a CDS encoding QsdR family transcriptional regulator, producing the protein MRNEPLGTLGSTLVPSALAARLEAHGDAQRAFRSARRAFIDGARIDMGSLAASLGVDRTSLFRWVGNRDQLLSEILWSLAVPTLDAAGRAAAPSGAARIVDVLDHFTADLIRAPYFRAFLTREPTRALRLLTTTDSDVQRRFVAVTSSVIATEQEAGTFDPAPLSAEELARLLVRVSESFTYADLISGDTPDPERARTTFEYILRP; encoded by the coding sequence GTGAGGAACGAACCACTCGGAACGCTCGGCTCGACGCTCGTCCCGAGCGCGCTGGCCGCCAGACTGGAGGCCCACGGCGACGCCCAGCGCGCGTTCCGTTCCGCACGCCGCGCGTTCATCGACGGTGCACGCATCGACATGGGGTCGCTCGCCGCGTCCCTCGGTGTCGACCGGACGTCGCTGTTCCGCTGGGTCGGCAACCGCGACCAGCTGCTCTCGGAGATCCTGTGGTCGCTGGCCGTCCCGACGCTCGACGCGGCGGGGCGGGCGGCGGCCCCGTCCGGCGCTGCGCGGATCGTCGACGTGCTCGACCACTTCACGGCGGACCTCATCCGGGCGCCGTACTTCCGCGCATTCCTGACCCGCGAGCCCACGCGGGCGCTCCGCCTGCTCACCACGACGGACAGCGACGTGCAGCGCCGGTTCGTGGCCGTCACGTCCTCCGTGATCGCGACCGAACAGGAAGCGGGGACGTTCGACCCGGCACCCCTGTCCGCCGAGGAGCTGGCGCGGCTGCTCGTCCGGGTCTCGGAGTCGTTCACCTACGCCGATCTGATCTCCGGCGACACCCCGGACCCCGAGCGCGCCCGGACGACGTTCGAGTACATCTTGCGGCCCTGA
- a CDS encoding acyl-CoA dehydrogenase family protein encodes MSTSITDTPLLESDFYRFQEGLTPRERESLGQLRAYLEAEVRPIADQYWARAEFPTQTIAPLAELGMYGPGIPLVRHFENSAVYRGWAALELGRIDAGVSTFIGVQSGLAMNSIAVGGSDEQQQEWLPRMARGEVVGAFGLTEPLSGSDSARGLRTTARREGDTWVLDGEKRWIGNATFADVVVIWAKDVADEQVKGFLVTTDTPGFTATKIEDKIALRSVQNADIVLDGVRVPESRRLQRADSFRTTAAVLRLTRTEVAWQAIGIAIGAYEAALHYAQQRIQFGKPLAAHQMVQDLLVRSLMNITASIALCTQASAMQDQGIGGDEHSAMAKAFATAKMRETVGWCREVQGGNGIVLDKGVARFFSDAEAIYSYEGTREVNTLIVGRAITGEAAFV; translated from the coding sequence ATGTCAACGTCGATCACCGACACGCCCCTGCTCGAGTCCGACTTCTACCGGTTCCAGGAGGGGCTCACGCCCCGCGAGCGGGAGTCGCTGGGGCAGCTGCGCGCGTACCTCGAGGCCGAGGTGCGCCCGATCGCCGACCAGTACTGGGCGCGGGCGGAGTTCCCGACGCAGACCATCGCGCCGCTCGCCGAACTCGGCATGTACGGGCCGGGCATCCCGCTCGTGCGGCACTTCGAGAACTCGGCCGTGTACCGCGGCTGGGCGGCGCTCGAACTCGGTCGGATCGACGCCGGCGTGTCGACGTTCATCGGGGTGCAGTCCGGTCTGGCGATGAACTCCATCGCCGTCGGCGGCAGCGACGAGCAGCAGCAGGAGTGGCTCCCGCGGATGGCCCGTGGCGAGGTCGTCGGCGCGTTCGGCCTGACGGAGCCGCTCTCCGGCAGTGACTCGGCCCGCGGGCTCCGCACCACCGCCCGGCGCGAGGGCGACACGTGGGTGCTCGACGGCGAGAAGCGCTGGATCGGCAACGCGACCTTCGCGGACGTCGTCGTCATCTGGGCGAAGGACGTGGCCGACGAGCAGGTCAAGGGCTTCCTCGTCACGACCGACACCCCCGGCTTCACCGCGACGAAGATCGAGGACAAGATCGCGCTGCGCAGCGTGCAGAACGCCGACATCGTCCTCGACGGCGTCCGGGTGCCCGAGTCGCGCCGGCTGCAGCGGGCGGACTCGTTCCGGACGACCGCCGCGGTGCTCCGGCTCACCCGGACCGAGGTCGCCTGGCAGGCCATCGGCATCGCGATCGGCGCCTACGAGGCAGCACTCCACTACGCGCAGCAGCGCATCCAGTTCGGCAAGCCGCTCGCGGCGCACCAGATGGTCCAGGACCTGCTCGTCCGGTCGCTCATGAACATCACGGCGTCGATCGCGCTGTGCACCCAGGCGTCGGCGATGCAGGACCAGGGGATCGGCGGCGACGAGCACTCCGCGATGGCGAAGGCCTTCGCGACGGCGAAGATGCGCGAGACCGTCGGCTGGTGCCGCGAGGTCCAGGGCGGCAACGGCATCGTGCTCGACAAGGGCGTCGCGCGGTTCTTCTCCGACGCCGAGGCGATCTACTCGTACGAGGGCACGCGCGAGGTGAACACGCTCATCGTCGGGCGGGCGATCACCGGCGAGGCCGCATTCGTCTGA